The genomic DNA AATTAACTTCTCTTTGCTCTTATTTTTTAAATAACTATGTCCGGGAAGCATGATCATTCTTCCCTTAAACTGCCTTTCTAGGGGAATTGTAAGCAGTTGGATAAATTCCGTCATCGCAACTGATTGTTTAATATCATTTCCAAATGAAACTGGATATAAAGGCAACACAGCAGTATCTACATACTCTCTTGCCCCTAAAAACATGTCCATATCCTGAGAAACCCATTTCACGAGAACCACTCCATTTATCTATTAAATCATTCCTATCATACCATTTATTAGAAACAAAAAAAACCTGCTATGTACTAGCAGGATTTTTCTTTATTCACTGTTTCCGAGCCGTTTTAGCTGTCCTGTTAGTTCCTGAAAGGCTTCCTGATCCTGTCTGTCAAGCGCATCATCAATCA from Robertmurraya sp. FSL R5-0851 includes the following:
- a CDS encoding YpiF family protein → MKWVSQDMDMFLGAREYVDTAVLPLYPVSFGNDIKQSVAMTEFIQLLTIPLERQFKGRMIMLPGHSYLKNKSKEKLIEEAAVWEKELFDNGFKHVFFVTSDSVWKSLEGELKAGLIWLPSIPLAAMDEGARNNILEDQVKQLLQLFMQKWQEDV